One genomic segment of Oncorhynchus kisutch isolate 150728-3 linkage group LG15, Okis_V2, whole genome shotgun sequence includes these proteins:
- the LOC109905347 gene encoding probable G-protein coupled receptor 171 isoform X3, whose amino-acid sequence MMTLPTNSTDDTLAQCVVNDQMEVFSVLYILVFLTSIAANLVALWVFIHSYNDKKSINVYLVNLLTADLLLTLALPFKVAKDLGVSPWGFMVFHCQVSAVVVYISMYVSIFFLTFISIDCYMQISQSSRLFRIQEVGFARLMSVTVWLLVLLIMVPNMALPIQDVPERKFLSCSKLKQEVGLHWHGLAVFLCTILFLNASTAVLVSNGLVLKRLLASRNDPEQWRHARRATVNVTVVTAAYVVCFVPYHVVRTPYTLAQTEVITPDCQTKRHLFLAKESTLLLVVLHLCLDPVLYYYFSKAFRQRVREVFRSRRSRRDSNTIPSQ is encoded by the exons ATGATGACGCTTCCCACAAACTCCACCGATGACACCCTCGCTCAGTGCGTTGTCAATGACCAGATGGAGGTTTTCAGCGTGCTCTACATCCTGGTCTTTCTCACCAGCATAGCTGCCAACCTGGTGGCTCTGTGGGTGTTCATACACAGCTACAATGACAAGAAGAGCATCAATGTCTACCTGGTCAATCTCCTGACCGCTGACCTCCTGCTCACCCTGGCCCTGCCCTTCAAGGTGGCCAAAGACCTGGGTGTGTCACCCTGGGGCTTCATGGTCTTCCACTGCCAGGTGAGCGCCGTGGTAGTCTACATCAGCATGTATGTGTCCATCTTCTTCCTCACCTTCATCAGCATTGACTGCTACATGCAGATCAG CCAGAGCTCCAGACTGTTCCGTATACAAGAAGTGGGCTTCGCCCGGCTGATGTCAGTGACGGTGTGGCTACTTGTGCTCCTCATCATGGTGCCCAACATGGCCCTGCCCATCCAGGATGTCCCAGAGAGGAAGTTCCTGAGCTGCTCCAAGCTGAAGCAGGAGGTGGGACTCCACTGGCACGGCCTCGCAGTCTTCCTCTGTACCATCCTGTTCCTCAACGCGTCCACGGCTGTCCTCGTCTCCAACGGTCTGGTGCTAAAGAGGTTGCTGGCGAGCAGGAATGACCCTGAACAGTGGCGCCATGCTCGCCGTGCAACCGTCAATGTTACGGTGGTGACGGCAGCATACGTGGTGTGCTTCGTGCCATACCATGTGGTACGGACGCCCTATACGCTGGCCCAGACCGAGGTCATCACTCCAGACTGCCAGACCAAGAGGCACCTCTTCTTGGCCAAGGAGTCCACATTACTGCTGGTGGTGCTGCATCTCTGCCTGGACCCCGTGCTCTACTACTACTTCTCCAAGGCATTCAGACAGAGGGTCAGGGAGGTGTTCAGGAGTAGGAGGAGCAGACGGGATTCAAACACCATCCCAAGCCAGTGA
- the LOC109905347 gene encoding probable G-protein coupled receptor 171 isoform X4 — protein MMTLPTNSTDDTLAQCVVNDQMEVFSVLYILVFLTSIAANLVALWVFIHSYNDKKSINVYLVNLLTADLLLTLALPFKVAKDLGVSPWGFMVFHCQSSRLFRIQEVGFARLMSVTVWLLVLLIMVPNMALPIQDVPERKFLSCSKLKQEVGLHWHGLAVFLCTILFLNASTAVLVSNGLVLKRLLASRNDPEQWRHARRATVNVTVVTAAYVVCFVPYHVVRTPYTLAQTEVITPDCQTKRHLFLAKESTLLLVVLHLCLDPVLYYYFSKAFRQRVREVFRSRRSRRDSNTIPSQ, from the exons ATGATGACGCTTCCCACAAACTCCACCGATGACACCCTCGCTCAGTGCGTTGTCAATGACCAGATGGAGGTTTTCAGCGTGCTCTACATCCTGGTCTTTCTCACCAGCATAGCTGCCAACCTGGTGGCTCTGTGGGTGTTCATACACAGCTACAATGACAAGAAGAGCATCAATGTCTACCTGGTCAATCTCCTGACCGCTGACCTCCTGCTCACCCTGGCCCTGCCCTTCAAGGTGGCCAAAGACCTGGGTGTGTCACCCTGGGGCTTCATGGTCTTCCACTGCCAG AGCTCCAGACTGTTCCGTATACAAGAAGTGGGCTTCGCCCGGCTGATGTCAGTGACGGTGTGGCTACTTGTGCTCCTCATCATGGTGCCCAACATGGCCCTGCCCATCCAGGATGTCCCAGAGAGGAAGTTCCTGAGCTGCTCCAAGCTGAAGCAGGAGGTGGGACTCCACTGGCACGGCCTCGCAGTCTTCCTCTGTACCATCCTGTTCCTCAACGCGTCCACGGCTGTCCTCGTCTCCAACGGTCTGGTGCTAAAGAGGTTGCTGGCGAGCAGGAATGACCCTGAACAGTGGCGCCATGCTCGCCGTGCAACCGTCAATGTTACGGTGGTGACGGCAGCATACGTGGTGTGCTTCGTGCCATACCATGTGGTACGGACGCCCTATACGCTGGCCCAGACCGAGGTCATCACTCCAGACTGCCAGACCAAGAGGCACCTCTTCTTGGCCAAGGAGTCCACATTACTGCTGGTGGTGCTGCATCTCTGCCTGGACCCCGTGCTCTACTACTACTTCTCCAAGGCATTCAGACAGAGGGTCAGGGAGGTGTTCAGGAGTAGGAGGAGCAGACGGGATTCAAACACCATCCCAAGCCAGTGA
- the LOC109905347 gene encoding P2Y purinoceptor 14 isoform X2 — MNYTVGNGSGSASCGLMEISAHPFFTITYSLVFLVGVVLNGFTVRVYFCRAQRHQSSVTVYMQNLAAADFFLSLCLPLRIANYATHNSTIMRHVYCNFGATAFYLNMYASILFMDYIAANRYLKIVRPLETHTLQTVRAAHYISMATWVTLLASSSAYLTVSLLTTWGADLIPGTIGCDSLHSTQLLLIYKIIHSFSAAIFLFVLFSLVFFYWGTILRLRQAQLNQQKHPSCGSGRNLSRSKRNMLVLVTVFCVCFVPYHLVRLPYAFIRPFLHRCYWHQAFYYMKELTVLLSVLNACLDPLIYFIFCKTFRAQLGMQRRLSITMAQPDSTAPPPGARRISQGNLTTLPCTQTRTSFSMSRRASVI; from the exons ATGAACTACACTGTGGGAAATGGTTCTGGGTCGGCCTCTTGCGGCTTGATGGAGATCTCCGCCCACCCATTCTTCACCATAACCTACTCCCTGGTCTTCCTGGTGGGCGTGGTTCTCAACGGCTTCACGGTGCGGGTCTACTTCTGCCGAGCCCAGCGCCACCAATCCAGCGTGACAGTATATATGCAGAACCTGGCCGCGGCAGACTTCTTCCTCAGCCTGTGTCTGCCTCTCCGCATTGCCAACTACGCCACCCACAACTCGACCATCATGCGCCATGTGTACTGCAACTTTGGAGCCACGGCCTTCTACCTCAACATGTATGCCAGCATCCTCTTCATGGACTACATCGCAGCCAACAG GTACCTGAAGATCGTCCGTCCTCTGGAGACCCACACCCTGCAAACGGTGCGCGCTGCCCACTACATCTCCATGGCAACCTGGGTCACCCTTCTGGCTTCATCATCTGCGTACCTGACCGTATCCCTCCTCACCACTTGGGGTGCAGATCTCATCCCCGGTACCATAGGCTGCGACTCCCTCCACAGCACCCAGCTTCTACTGATCTACAAGATAATCCACAGTTTCTCGGCCGCCATCTTCCTCTTTGTTCTGTTTTCCCTCGTCTTCTTCTACTGGGGCACCATCCTCAGGCTGCGACAGGCGCAGCTGAACCAGCAGAAACACCCTTCCTGTGGATCCGGAAGGAACCTCAGCCGCTCCAAGAGAAACATGCTAGTTCTGGTCACTGTGTTCTGCGTGTGCTTTGTGCCGTACCACCTGGTGCGCCTGCCCTACGCCTTCATCCGGCCCTTCTTGCACAGGTGTTACTGGCATCAGGCCTTCTACTACATGAAGGAGCTGACAGTGCTGCTGTCAGTCCTCAATGCCTGCCTGGACCCACTCATCTACTTCATCTTCTGTAAGACCTTCAGGGCCCAGCTGGGCATGCAGAGGCGCCTTAGTATAACAATGGCACAGCCAGACAGTACAGCCCCACCGCCAGGAGCTAGGAGAATTAGCCAGGGGAACCTGACCACCCTGCCATGCACCCAGACAAGGACGTCGTTCAGCATGTCGAGACGGGCCAGTGTAATTTAG
- the LOC109905347 gene encoding P2Y purinoceptor 14 isoform X1, producing MDSYFNTSSVQTMNYTVGNGSGSASCGLMEISAHPFFTITYSLVFLVGVVLNGFTVRVYFCRAQRHQSSVTVYMQNLAAADFFLSLCLPLRIANYATHNSTIMRHVYCNFGATAFYLNMYASILFMDYIAANRYLKIVRPLETHTLQTVRAAHYISMATWVTLLASSSAYLTVSLLTTWGADLIPGTIGCDSLHSTQLLLIYKIIHSFSAAIFLFVLFSLVFFYWGTILRLRQAQLNQQKHPSCGSGRNLSRSKRNMLVLVTVFCVCFVPYHLVRLPYAFIRPFLHRCYWHQAFYYMKELTVLLSVLNACLDPLIYFIFCKTFRAQLGMQRRLSITMAQPDSTAPPPGARRISQGNLTTLPCTQTRTSFSMSRRASVI from the exons ATGGACAGCTATTTCAATACATCCTCTGTACAGACCATGAACTACACTGTGGGAAATGGTTCTGGGTCGGCCTCTTGCGGCTTGATGGAGATCTCCGCCCACCCATTCTTCACCATAACCTACTCCCTGGTCTTCCTGGTGGGCGTGGTTCTCAACGGCTTCACGGTGCGGGTCTACTTCTGCCGAGCCCAGCGCCACCAATCCAGCGTGACAGTATATATGCAGAACCTGGCCGCGGCAGACTTCTTCCTCAGCCTGTGTCTGCCTCTCCGCATTGCCAACTACGCCACCCACAACTCGACCATCATGCGCCATGTGTACTGCAACTTTGGAGCCACGGCCTTCTACCTCAACATGTATGCCAGCATCCTCTTCATGGACTACATCGCAGCCAACAG GTACCTGAAGATCGTCCGTCCTCTGGAGACCCACACCCTGCAAACGGTGCGCGCTGCCCACTACATCTCCATGGCAACCTGGGTCACCCTTCTGGCTTCATCATCTGCGTACCTGACCGTATCCCTCCTCACCACTTGGGGTGCAGATCTCATCCCCGGTACCATAGGCTGCGACTCCCTCCACAGCACCCAGCTTCTACTGATCTACAAGATAATCCACAGTTTCTCGGCCGCCATCTTCCTCTTTGTTCTGTTTTCCCTCGTCTTCTTCTACTGGGGCACCATCCTCAGGCTGCGACAGGCGCAGCTGAACCAGCAGAAACACCCTTCCTGTGGATCCGGAAGGAACCTCAGCCGCTCCAAGAGAAACATGCTAGTTCTGGTCACTGTGTTCTGCGTGTGCTTTGTGCCGTACCACCTGGTGCGCCTGCCCTACGCCTTCATCCGGCCCTTCTTGCACAGGTGTTACTGGCATCAGGCCTTCTACTACATGAAGGAGCTGACAGTGCTGCTGTCAGTCCTCAATGCCTGCCTGGACCCACTCATCTACTTCATCTTCTGTAAGACCTTCAGGGCCCAGCTGGGCATGCAGAGGCGCCTTAGTATAACAATGGCACAGCCAGACAGTACAGCCCCACCGCCAGGAGCTAGGAGAATTAGCCAGGGGAACCTGACCACCCTGCCATGCACCCAGACAAGGACGTCGTTCAGCATGTCGAGACGGGCCAGTGTAATTTAG